In bacterium, one genomic interval encodes:
- a CDS encoding hydantoinase B/oxoprolinase family protein: MALEGGFYVPPAEIAIDPGLRLSGDFSSEIDPITYEVIRHNLWNINEEHGLTLANVSGSPVAVYAHDFNPSILTERGEFVYFGPYIQFFSGMTDLVVKWVLENRSTNPGIRDGDMFLSNDPMIGTHHQSDVFVLCPVFWEGELFAWTANALHQYDIGGNTPGSFCVDATDVFDEPTPIPPIKVVEAGELRADVVDMYLRHSRLPRIMGLDLRAQIAGNNVAREGLYRLINRYGPRVVKGVMRKILDDAESAFLAKLDVIPDGTWKARGYLETAHPGDRGVYEGRMRVRKQSHTLTFDNEGSHPQTGSLNTSFAGWRGGILAVLNSFLCFDMLFAVGGALRHLRFEPSAGTILSVEHPGATSCAPAFATQMAIDLAHECLVKMVAAAPSLRAGVVAPGGHSQTALVTLHGIDQRGANFGTILTDHLLGSVGAFSTRDGVSTGGLYWDPFSVAPNVEFNEQSYPILTLYRRETPDSGGAGAHRGGNAASMAFIPHRTGEVNHVLIGAGVAVPSASGVAGGLPGGTSWYRYRDGTDIAEMLGGGRIPASLDELSGGDAAPPPKTELVQSGVDVFEFGFTASGGYGDPIERLPSDVAADIEAGSVSEGAAGAVYLVVPGDPAATERRREAERRRRLALGSPNGGGIVEGPTLVELSEHLAIVGTSNGGTIVCAGCRTALAAAGDDYKSGCIREDLPLTRAGPRVGNTEDFIESPMQFRCFYCPGCARRLATEVARAGDEVLDDVRLVVP; encoded by the coding sequence ATGGCGCTTGAGGGCGGGTTCTACGTGCCCCCCGCCGAGATCGCGATCGATCCGGGGCTGAGACTCTCGGGGGACTTCTCCTCCGAGATCGACCCGATCACCTACGAGGTCATCCGGCACAACCTCTGGAACATCAACGAGGAGCACGGGCTGACCCTGGCGAACGTCTCCGGGTCGCCGGTCGCCGTGTACGCCCATGACTTCAACCCGTCGATCCTCACCGAGCGTGGCGAGTTCGTGTACTTCGGTCCGTACATCCAGTTCTTCTCCGGCATGACCGACCTCGTGGTGAAGTGGGTGCTGGAGAACCGCAGCACCAACCCCGGCATCCGCGACGGCGACATGTTCCTTTCCAACGACCCGATGATCGGGACCCATCACCAGAGCGACGTCTTCGTGCTGTGCCCGGTGTTCTGGGAGGGCGAGCTGTTCGCCTGGACGGCCAACGCCCTGCACCAGTACGACATCGGGGGCAACACGCCGGGGAGCTTCTGCGTCGACGCCACCGATGTCTTCGACGAGCCCACGCCGATACCTCCCATCAAGGTGGTGGAGGCCGGCGAGCTGCGCGCCGACGTGGTCGACATGTATCTGCGGCACAGCCGCCTCCCCCGGATCATGGGACTCGATCTGCGCGCCCAGATCGCCGGCAACAACGTGGCCCGCGAGGGGCTGTACCGGCTGATCAACCGCTACGGACCCCGCGTCGTCAAGGGGGTGATGCGCAAGATCCTCGACGACGCCGAGAGCGCCTTCCTGGCCAAGCTCGACGTCATCCCCGACGGCACCTGGAAGGCCAGGGGCTACCTCGAGACCGCCCATCCCGGCGACCGCGGGGTCTACGAGGGCCGCATGCGCGTCCGCAAGCAGAGCCACACGCTCACGTTCGACAACGAGGGCAGCCATCCCCAGACCGGGTCGCTCAACACCAGCTTCGCTGGCTGGCGGGGCGGCATCCTGGCGGTGCTCAACTCGTTCCTGTGCTTCGACATGCTGTTCGCCGTGGGCGGGGCGCTGCGCCACCTCCGTTTCGAGCCGTCGGCCGGCACGATCCTGTCGGTGGAGCACCCCGGCGCCACGAGCTGCGCGCCCGCCTTCGCCACCCAGATGGCCATCGATCTGGCCCACGAGTGCCTGGTGAAGATGGTGGCCGCGGCGCCGTCGCTGCGAGCCGGGGTTGTGGCGCCGGGAGGCCACTCCCAGACCGCTCTTGTGACCCTGCACGGGATCGACCAGCGGGGCGCCAACTTCGGCACCATCCTGACCGACCACCTACTCGGCTCGGTCGGTGCCTTCTCCACCCGTGACGGGGTGTCGACCGGCGGGCTCTACTGGGACCCGTTCTCGGTGGCGCCGAACGTGGAGTTCAACGAGCAGAGCTACCCGATCCTCACGCTGTACCGCCGGGAGACCCCCGACAGCGGTGGCGCCGGTGCCCACCGGGGAGGCAACGCCGCCTCGATGGCGTTCATCCCGCACCGCACCGGCGAGGTGAACCACGTGCTGATCGGGGCAGGTGTGGCGGTGCCGAGCGCAAGCGGTGTGGCCGGGGGGCTGCCGGGCGGCACGAGTTGGTACCGCTATCGCGACGGCACCGACATCGCCGAGATGCTCGGCGGCGGGCGCATCCCCGCCAGCCTCGACGAACTCAGCGGCGGCGACGCCGCGCCGCCGCCCAAGACCGAGCTCGTCCAGTCCGGCGTCGATGTGTTCGAGTTCGGCTTCACGGCCTCCGGCGGCTACGGCGATCCCATCGAGCGGCTGCCGAGCGATGTTGCGGCGGACATCGAGGCGGGGTCGGTCAGCGAGGGCGCTGCCGGGGCGGTGTATCTCGTGGTGCCCGGTGACCCGGCGGCGACCGAGCGGCGGCGGGAGGCCGAACGCCGCCGCCGCCTGGCGCTGGGGTCGCCGAACGGCGGTGGCATCGTCGAGGGGCCGACGCTCGTGGAACTCTCCGAACATCTGGCGATCGTCGGGACGTCCAACGGCGGCACCATCGTCTGCGCCGGTTGCCGGACGGCGCTGGCAGCCGCGGGCGACGACTACAAGTCCGGATGCATCCGCGAGGACCTGCCCCTGACCCGCGCCGGGCCGCGGGTCGGCAACACTGAGGACTTCATCGAGTCGCCGATGCAGTTCCGCTGCTTCTACTGCCCGGGCTGCGCGCGGCGCCTCGCCACCGAGGTCGCCCGGGCGGGCGACGAAGTGCTCGACGACGTCAGGCTGGTGGTGCCATGA
- a CDS encoding biotin attachment protein: MKQIVMPRMGLTQETGTVIEWRKSVGDRITKGEILLIIETDKVETEVMAEYDGTITEILIPEGLEVPVFTPLAVLEEG; this comes from the coding sequence ATGAAGCAGATCGTGATGCCGCGGATGGGGCTCACCCAGGAGACCGGCACCGTCATCGAATGGCGCAAGAGCGTCGGCGACCGCATAACCAAGGGTGAGATCTTGCTCATCATCGAGACCGACAAGGTGGAGACCGAGGTGATGGCCGAGTACGACGGGACCATCACCGAGATCCTCATCCCCGAGGGCCTCGAGGTGCCGGTGTTCACGCCGCTTGCGGTGCTTGAAGAGGGCTGA